The following are encoded in a window of Spea bombifrons isolate aSpeBom1 chromosome 2, aSpeBom1.2.pri, whole genome shotgun sequence genomic DNA:
- the MED13 gene encoding mediator of RNA polymerase II transcription subunit 13 isoform X2: protein MSSCFVPNGASLEDCHSNLFCLADLTGIKWRRYLWNGPTSAPILFPVTEEDPILSSFSRCLKADVLSVWRRDQRPGRRELWIFWWGEDPNFADLIHHDLAEEEDGIWDNGLSYECRTLLFKAIHNLLERCLMNRNFVRIGKWFVKPYEKDEKPVNKSEHLSCSFTFFLHGESNVCTSVEINQHQPVYHLSEEHLTLAQQSNSPFQVILSPFGLNGTLTGQSFKMSDSSTKKLIGEWKQFYPISSSVKECSEEKPDDMDWEDDSLAAVEVLVAGVRMVYPACFVLVPQSDIPTTNPVGSTHCSNTCLGGQVPASSRDPAMSSVTLTPPTSPEEVQTVDSQSAQKWAKISSVADSFNSDSTSQHGGKIPRKLANQVVDRVWQECNMNRSQNKRKYSATSNGVCEEEVADKAASWDFVESTQRTTCVCSRHKNLKQRNSGQPGQVVPAGPQQQAAQKHKTNEKQEKGDKPQKRPLTPFHHRVSLTDDVNVDADTASQRLGIRAQDSRGRFSNIRPNDVAKTTQMHGGELASSPPPPPLSPHPCEALDEGGESIKNPSTPQSQHFYQMPTPDPLIPAKAIDERIDGLSQTFAPAFPEMLEPTLYVGTAVNLEEGETDNTWKYYKVPRKKETEFLPPQLPNDKLRDDAFGFSGKETTSVTELMVQCNKPLKISEELLHQYQCKNQYPTPAVLDTDQEPDPYAFVDGDVEFIFCDKKDRPTIEREIGKKHKAEDGSNVAVMGQEVEDAMSLFSPSVKQDLDNLFNSDEDELTPGSKRTLYTDDKSNNKESKAGNLDPLPCISSADLHKMYPTPPSLEQHFVGFSPMNMNSKDYGNMDTTPGGTLLDGGGFCISSQFKIEVDEGFCSPKPSEIKDFSYVYRPETCQVFVGCSMFAPLRTLPSQCLQPIKLQDECIYRPSWTVGKLELLPPVPTMPFIKDGNIPSVGSAMDQEYVQTYTPQTHTPFGMSNSAPPSNSGTGILPSPATPRFSAPTPRTPRTPRTPRGPASVQGSVKYENSDLYSPASTPSTCRPLNSVEPATVPSIPEAHSLYVNLILSESVMNLFKDCNFDSCCICVCNMNIKGADVGVYIPDPTQEVQYRCTCGFSAVMNRKFGNNSGLFLEDELDIIGRHTDCGKEVEKRFEALRASRADHGALKEPEKVPDELILLLHDQCTNLFSPFGAADQEPVTKTSTINYSARVEEQDCCNDCYLALEHGRQFMDNMSGGKVDEALVKTTCLHRWSKRNAVDASMQCSQDILRMLLSLQPVLQDAVQKKRTVRSWGVQGPLTWQQFHKMAGRGSYGTDESPEPLPIPTFLVGYDYDFLVLSPFALPYWERLMLEPYGSQRDVAYVVVCPENEALLNGAKGFFRDLTAMYESCRLGQHRPISKQLTDGIMKVGAAASKKISEKSVAEWFSQPANGNNEAFSKLRLYAQVCRYELGPYLASQPLDSSLLCQPNLAPTVSPASSSQPIAANNTGNPSTPSSTNSTTTNSSSAPTPNSTLPSTSVSSTSAATNVVTGLAASKATNFPPYGSMNSTTNAIPAQVNSVQNTQGGQPPSQPTLQQTTGMTSEQSAAAQAATEVSESTMERDKVGVPTDGESHAITYPPAIVVYIVDPFTYESKDECSSSSSIWTLGLLRCFLEMLQILPPHLRNTVSVQIVPCQYLLQPVRHEDRQIYTQHLKSLAFSVFTQCRRPLPTSTNVKTLTGFGPGLAIENALKSPDRPECIRLYTPPFILAPVKDKQTELGETFGEAGQKYNILFVGYCLSHDQKWLLASCTDLYGELLETCIISIDVPNRARRKKGSARRSGLQKVWEWCQGLVQMSSLPWRVVIGRLGRIGHGELKDWSCLLSRRNLQSLSKRLKDTCRMCGISAADSPSILSACLVAMEPQGSFVIMPDSVSTGSVFGRSTTLTIQTSQLNTPQDTSCTHILVFPTSASVQVASATTENLDLAFNTNNDGADGMGIFDLLDTPDDLDPDIINILPASPTGSPGHSPGSHYHHGGDAGKGQGTDRLLSTESHDEVTNILQQPLALGYFVSTAKAGPLPDWFWSACPQAQNQCPLFLKASLHLHVPSVQSDELLHSKHSHPLDSNQTSDVLRFVLEQYNALSWLTCDPATQDRRSCLPVHFVVLNQLYNFIMNML from the exons TTATCTTAAGCCCCTTTGGATTGAATGGTACCCTCACAGGGCAGTCCTTCAAGATGTCAGATTCCTCAACAAAGAAACTAATTGGTGAATGGAAGCAGTTTTATCCGATATCGTCTAGTGTTAAAGAGTGCTCAGAAGAAAAGCCAGATGACATGGACTGGGAAGATGACTCGCTGGCTGCTGTAGAAGTTCTTGTTG CTGGTGTCAGGATGGTATATCCAGCGTGCTTTGTTCTAGTTCCTCAGTCAGACATCCCTACTACCAACCCAGTTGGATCCACTCACTGTTCAAACACCTGCTTAGGTGGTCAAGTGCCTGCTTCTTCCAGAGATCCGGCAATGTCTTCAGTAACTTTGACTCCACCGACATCCCCAGAAGAAGTTCAAACAG TTGATTCCCAGTCAGCACAGAAATGGGCGAAGATTTCCTCTGTTGCAGACAGCTTTAACTCTGACAGTACtagtcaacatggtggaaagatACCACGAAAATTGGCTAACCAGGTGGTGGATAGGGTTTGGCAAGAATGCAATATGAACAGGTCTCAGAACAA AAGGAAGTATTCTGCCACCTCAAATGGTGTATGTGAAGAAGAAGTAGCTGACAAAGCAGCATCCTGGGATTTTGTTGAATCCACTCAAAGAACAACTTGTGTCTGTTCGAG gcaTAAAAATCTTAAACAGAGAAATTCAGGTCAACCAGGGCAAGTGGTTCCTGCAGGTCCACAGCAACAGGCAGCCCAAAAGCACAAGACTAATGAAAAGCAGGAAAAGGGGGACAAACCCCAGAAACGGCCACTAACGCCTTTTCATCACCGTGTATCGCTTACGGATGATGTCAATGTGGATGCAGATACTGCCAGCCAGAGACTTGGGATTCGAGCCCAGGACAGTAGAGGTCGCTTTTCGAATATTCGACCCAATGATGTAGCAAAAACCACCCAGATGCATGGCGGTGAACTGGCCAGCTCCCCTCCGCCTCCCCCACTCAGTCCCCACCCTTGTGAGGCATTGGATGAAGGAGGTGAGAGTATCAAAAACCCATCGACTCCTCAGAGTCAGCATTTCTACCAAATGCCAACCCCGGATCCGCTAATTCCAGCCAAGGCAATAGACGAAAGGATAGATGGCTTATCGCAAACCTTTGCTCCGGCGTTCCCTGAAATGTTAGAGCCAACGCTGTACGTCGGCACCGCTGTTAATTTGGAAGAGGGCGAAACCGACAACACCTGGAAGTATTACAAAGTTCCaaggaaaaaagaaactgaaTTCCTCCCCCCACAACTTCCGAACGATAAATTAAGAGATGATGCATTTGGGTTTTCTGGAAAGGAAACTACGTCTGTCACCGA GTTAATGGTGCAATGTAACAAGCCTTTGAAGATATCGGAAGAATTATTGCACCAGTATCAATGCAAAAACCAATACCCAACACCAGCTGTACTGGACACAGATCAAGAACCTGATCCATATGCATTTGTAGACGGAGATGTCGAATTCATTTTTTGTGACAAAAAAGATAGGCCGACCATAGAAAGGGAAATTGGGAAAAAACACAAG GCAGAAGATGGATCAAATGTTGCTGTCATGGGGCAAGAAGTCGAAGATGCAATGTCACTCTTCAGTCCCTCCGTTAAACAAG ACCTTGATAACCTCTTCAATTCTGATGAAGATGAGCTCACT ccTGGATCCAAAAGAACACTTTACACTGATGACAAATCCAACAACAAAGAGTCAAAAGCTGGAAACCTAGACCCTTTGCCTTGCATAA GTTCGGCTGACCTTCATAAAATGTATCCAACACCACCTTCCTTGGAACAGCATTTCGTAGGTTTCTCTCCCATGAACATGAACAGCAAAGATTATGGTAACATGGACACTACGCCAGGAGGGACTCTACTAGATGGAGGTGGCTTCTGTATATCTTCCCAGTTTAAAATAGAAGTGGATGAAGGATTCTGCAGTCCGAAGCCTTCAGAAATAAAG GATTTTTCATACGTGTACAGACCAGAAACATGTCAAGTGTTTGTGGGATGCTCCATGTTCGCTCCTCTAAGAACGCTTCCCAGTCAGTGTTTGCAGCCAATCAAGTTACAAGATGAGTGCATTTACCGTCCCAGTTGGACAGTTGGAAAACTTGAGTTGCTTCCACCTGTTCCTACAATGCCATTTATCAAAGATGG GAACATTCCCAGTGTTGGTAGTGCTATGGATCAAGAGTATGTTCAGACATACACTCCACAAACTCATACACCTTTTGGAATGTCTAATAGTGCTCCACCCAGTAATAGTGGAACGGGTATCCTTCCATCTCCTGCAACCCCCCGCTTTTCAGCTCCCACTCCACGAACTCCAAGAACACCTCGAACACCACGAGGTCCAGCAAGTGTTCAAGGTTCAGTGAAATATGAAAACTCGGATTTGTACTCTCCTGCCTCCACACCATCAACGTGTAGGCCTCTGAACTCCGTAGAACCAGCGACTGTTCCTTCAATTCCAGAAGCCCACAGCCTATATGTCAACCTTATTCTGTCCGAGTCTGTGATGAACCTTTTCAAGGATTGTAATTTTGACAGCTGTTGCATCTGCGTCTGCAACATGAACATAAAGGGAGCAGATGTTGGCGTTTACATCCCTGACCCAACCCAAGAGGTCCAATACCGCTGCACTTGTGGTTTTAGTGCAGTGATGAACCGTAAGTTTGGTAACAACTCTGGCCTGTTTTTGGAGGATGAGTTGGATATCATCGGTCGACACACAGATTGCGGGAAGGAAGTAGAGAAACGATTTGAGGCTCTGCGGGCTTCCAGGGCTGACCATGGTGCATTAAAAGAGCCAGAGAAAGTTCCAGATGAGTTGATACTCCTGCTTCATGATCAGTGCACTAATTTATTCTCTCCATTTGGAGCTGCTGATCAAGAGCCAGTAACAAAAACCAGCACCATAAACTATTCAGCACGCGTAGAAGAGCAGGACTGTTGCAATGACTGCTACTTGGCATTGGAGCACGGACGTCAGTTTATGGATAACATGTCCGGAGGCAAAGTTGATGAAGCACTTGTGAAAACGACTTGCTTACATCGCTGGTCTAAAAGAAATG CGGTAGATGCCAGCATGCAGTGTTCACAGGACATCCTCCGGATGCTCCTCTCATTGCAACCTGTCTTGCAAGACGCTGTCCAGAAAAAACGAACGGTCCGATCCTGGGGAGTCCAAGGACCTTTAACATGGCAACAGTTTCACAAAATGGCTGGCCGGGGGTCTTATG gtACAGACGAGTCCCCAGAACCACTGCCAATTCCTACGTTTCTAGTGGGGTATGATTATGATTTTCTGGTGCTCTCGCCATTTGCGTTGCCTTACTGGGAAAGACTGATGCTGGAACCTTATGGGTCTCAACGAGACGTAGCTTATGTTGTAGTGTGCCCAGAGAACGAGGCTCTGTTAAATGGAGCCAAAGGTTTCTTTCGTGATCTTACTGCGATGTATGAG TCTTGTAGACTCGGACAACATAGACCGATCTCGAAACAACTCACAGACGGCATCATGAAAGTTGGGGCTGCAGCATCAAAGAAAATTTCAGAGAAATCTGTTGCAGAATGGTTTTCTCAGCCGGCCAACGGCAACAATGAAGCATTTTCCAAGCTCCGTTTATATGCACAAGTTTGCAGATATGAACTAG GTCCATATCTTGCGTCACAACCACTTGATAGCTCTCTACTCTGCCAGCCAAATCTAGCTCCCACAGTAAGTCCAGCATCTTCATCCCAGCCGATTGCAGCAAACAATACTGGCAACCCAAGCACTCCATCATCCACAAACTCCACTACAACGAACAGCTCCTCTGCTCCAACTCCAAACAGTACTCTGCCTTCTACATCTGTCAGCAGCACTTCGGCCGCAACGAACGTGGTTACTGGCCTAGCTGCAAGCAAAGCAACCAACTTTCCTCCATATGGGAGCATGAATAGCACCACGAATGCGATCCCAGCACAGGTTAACTCTGTTCAGAACACTCAAGGAGGACAACCACCGTCCCAGCCTACACTGCAGCAAACCACCGGCATGACCAGTGAGCAGTCTGCAGCTGCCCAAGCTGCCACAGAGGTTTCTGAAAG CACCATGGAACGTGATAAGGTTGGAGTCCCTACTGATGGAGAGTCTCATGCCATCACCTATCCACCTGCCATCGTGGTGTATATTGTTGATCCTTTTACATACGAAAGCAAAGATGAGTGTTCGAGCTCCTCCAGCATCTGGACGCTGGGGCTTCTCCGGTGTTTTCTGGAAATGTTGCAAATCCTCCCGCCACACCTCAGAAACACTGTTTCAGTTCAG aTCGTTCCCTGTCAGTATCTCTTGCAACCAGTCCGGCACGAGGATAGGCAAATCTACACACAGCATTTAAAGTCGTTGGCATTTTCAGTATTTACCCAATGCCGGAGACCACTTCCAACTTCAACAAATGTCAAGACGTTGACAGGATTTGGGCCTGGATTAGCCATTGAAAATGCTCTTAAAAGCCCTGAT CGACCTGAATGCATCAGGCTGTACACTCCTCCATTTATTCTGGCTCCTGTCAAAGATAAGCAGACTGAGCTGGGTGAGACCTTTGGTGAGGCCggacaaaaatacaatattcttTTTGTTGGCTACTGCTTATCACACGATCAGAAGTGGCTCCTGGCATCTTGCACCGATCTTTATGGCGAGCTATTAGAAACATGCATCATAAGCATTGATGTGCCAAACCG AGCTCGGAGGAAAAAAGGCTCAGCGCGCCGCAGTGGGCTACAGAAAGTATGGGAATGGTGCCAAGGGCTTGTGCAGATGAGCTCATTGCCATGGAGGGTTGTTATTGGTCGATTAGGGCGGATAGGTCACGGAGAGTTGAAAG ACTGGAGTTGTTTGCTAAGTCGGCGGAATCTGCAGTCTCTCAGCAAAAGGTTGAAAGACACGTGTCGGATGTGTGGTATATCAGCAGCGGATTCCCCCAGTATTTTGAGCGCGTGTTTAGTAGCAATGGAGCCACAAGGCTCGTTTGTGATTATGCCAg actCAGTGTCTACTGGTTCTGTGTTTGGCCGCAGTACCACGCTAACCATACAGACATCGCAACTAAATACTCCACAGGACACATCATGCACTCATATCCTTGTTTTCCCTACATCTGCTTCAGTGCAAGTAGCCTCTGCCACTACTGAAAACCTAGACCTGGCATTTAATACAAACAACG ATGGAGCAGATGGAATGGGGATTTTTGATTTATTAGACACTCCTGATGACTTGGACCCAGATATCATTAATATTCTTCCTGCATCACCAACTGGATCCCCTGGCCATTCACCTGGATCACATTACCATCATGGGGGAGATGCTGGCAAG gGTCAAGGTACAGATCGGCTTCTGTCCACAGAATCACATGATGAAGTGACCAACATTTTACAGCAACCTTTGGCACTTGGTTACTTTGTTTCAACTGCGAAAGCCGGACCATTGCCTGACTGGTTTTGGTCAGCGTGTCCTCAAGCACAAAACCAGTGCCCACTGTTTCTTAAG GCCTCTTTGCACCTTCATGTGCCTTCAGTGCAATCAGATGAGCTGCTCCACAGCAAACACTCCCACCCACTGGATTCAAATCAGACATCAGATGTCCTCAG GTTTGTTTTGGAACAGTACAACGCCCTCTCCTGGCTAACCTGTGATCCTGCAACTCAAGACAGACGTTCATGTCTGCCAGTTCATTTTGTGGTGCTGAACCAGTTGTATAATTTTATCATGAATATGCTGTGA